TCAAATATAAAactctgcttttgtttcccGTTTTAGTTTCTCCCTTCAAGACATCTCATAGCAACAGCTTAGCTCTGCTATTAGCAGCCTGTCCTTGTAAGGAAAAGCAAGAGCCCATTAATGAGACAAATTTATCACCAGGGGAAGTTTGCTGACCTAATTACACTAGCCACATATTTGACCCATTATGTTAACCCTCCCCTACCTCCTCCacagttaaaaggaaaacaccTTTCAACTTTAGTCAGGACAGCAGGGAGTATAACAAGAAAGAATTaggcggggaaaaaaaaatccatgctgtCCTCAACATCCCACAACACAAGACTCGAAGCCATAACCCAAAGTGAAAGCAGGTGCGTCTATGGGGGAGATACATCAGCAATGGGTGCAGACAGCCCTGACTAAGACAGCTCTAACTTGTGCGTACGTACGAGCACTGGAAGGGTGCCTGAAGGACGGCCATTTACAGGGTGGCTCCAGGGATGTAAAGCCAGTCGGCAATGGCAGTGGGCAGGTGAGTCATGAGTTGCAGCCTCACCCACCAGTAGGTCTCCATGGGATTGTAACGGTTATTCGGGTGCATAGAAGTGAGTGCATCGGTGATGTCATTCAAGACCAGAGACATGTCCTTCAGGCCACTGTTAATGAAGGACTTCATCTGGGCCACGTGGTGAGTGAAATACTCCCTCCCATAGTCCTCCCGCACAGTGTCACTGGCTCCACTCCACAGTGCCTCAGCCTGCTTGTCGATGCTGTCTGTTGTCAGGATGCCTGTTGCTGCCACGAAGTTACTGGGCTCAATGAGGATGACTCTGACACCCCAGCGGTACATCTCCTGCCGGAGGCAGTCAGAGAAGGCTGCCATGCCGAACTTGGAAATGCAATAGCAGGAGCGAGATGGACTCACCATCCGTCCCAACATGCTTGTGATATTAACCACACGGCCTAGAGAGAAAAGAGCAGGGAGAGGTAacaggctgcagaagcagcGGAGAGAACATCCCAGTAAAAAGGTGCATTCTTGGATGACGCTGATTCATAAAATCTGAATCTTGAAGAGATGTTCGAATCCCCTGTCAAGGAGCCTTTCTCTCCTGACTCAAGCAAGGCTAGCCCCTGCTCTGACCTCCTCCATGGATAGTAAACATGCCTGCCTCTGTattaaaaaggggaaacaaaGCATACAAGGCATTTCCCTCCTAATTTCCGAGGCCATTTTCTGGTCTTACCCAGATCTGAGGCTACTAGCTGTGTGCTCTCACATCAGTGTGCCCCACTCCTGCATCTTGCTAGAGAAGGGTTCAAGCTCTCAGCTAGCAGGTTTATCTACTGGAAAGCGCACAACACTGCATGACGCCTTGCAAGCATTCTGGTTCTTTCTGTAGGCACAACGGCTCATCTGCAGCCACTCTGCCCAACACAGCTACATGCTTCTAAGACCTGAGGTGGATGGCAGAGAACCAGTAGAGGTTTCTCTGAATGTGCAGCATGGGCAGCATAGCCTGCTCacccagctgctggccaggAGTGCCTGAGTGCTACACACCTGGGAGAAACGGAGAGGGGACTTGACGTGCTGCTGTCTATGGGGCAGCAAAGAGCAATTGTCTTAACTCCTACCAGCAGGCCATGCCAGCCCAATTACAGAGCTCCAGCAGCTTGTGTTAGATCATGCATTGCCC
This sequence is a window from Phalacrocorax carbo chromosome 7, bPhaCar2.1, whole genome shotgun sequence. Protein-coding genes within it:
- the LOC104048818 gene encoding D-beta-hydroxybutyrate dehydrogenase, mitochondrial isoform X2, which translates into the protein MRGAGLLALAAAALLAGGGRRLALLLLLLLPRRARRALPDENGDGARELKNMKSDRMKVIQMDVCSDQEVAQAVDFVKRTLKEPEEGLWGLVNNAGVSTFGEVEFASLDNYKKVAEINLWGTVRVTKAFLPLIRRAKGRVVNITSMLGRMVSPSRSCYCISKFGMAAFSDCLRQEMYRWGVRVILIEPSNFVAATGILTTDSIDKQAEALWSGASDTVREDYGREYFTHHVAQMKSFINSGLKDMSLVLNDITDALTSMHPNNRYNPMETYWWVRLQLMTHLPTAIADWLYIPGATL